Proteins encoded together in one Ipomoea triloba cultivar NCNSP0323 chromosome 4, ASM357664v1 window:
- the LOC116016035 gene encoding GEM-like protein 4 gives MKQNPINNWAVLLNQSSTKWALPDSAPTKCHLNPPSKVRNGAVRLRPKITDTVKGKLILGAKLLQAGGVQKVFKKNFSVKEGEKLLKASQCYLSTTSGPMPGLLFVSTHKLAFLSDRSIKILSSSEKSMRMHYKVSIPIANIKRANESENLKNPSEKYIQVVTEDHFEFWFMWFLHHQRTLKYLQNVIFQAQYLWKYIFFRIKHKNIIVKCELLYIRFTDFLRS, from the coding sequence ATGAAGCAAAATCCCATTAACAACTGGGCAGTTTTACTGAATCAGAGCTCAACAAAATGGGCACTTCCTGATTCTGCACCCACCAAATGCCATCTGAATCCCCCTTCAAAAGTAAGAAATGGTGCAGTGAGATTAAGACCCAAGATAACAGACACTGTGAAGGGAAAGCTGATCCTTGGGGCAAAACTTCTCCAAGCAGGTGGCGTTCAAAAGGtgttcaagaaaaatttcagTGTTAAAGAAGGGGAAAAGCTGTTGAAGGCATCTCAATGTTATTTATCAACAACATCTGGTCCAATGCCTGGCCTACTCTTTGTTTCTACTCATAAACTTGCCTTCCTTAGTGATAGATCAATCAAAATCCTTTCTTCATCTGAAAAGTCCATGAGAATGCATTATAAGGTATCGATCCCAATTGCAAACATTAAGAGAGCAAATGAAAGTGAGAATTTGAAGAATCCATCAGAGAAGTACATACAAGTAGTCACAGAAGATCATTTTGAGTTCTGGTTTATGTGGTTCCTACACCATCAAAGAACCTTGAAATATCTCCAGAATGTAATTTTTCAAGCTCAGTATCTTTGGAAGTATATATTCTTTAGAATCaagcataaaaatataattgtaaaatgtgAGCTACTGTATATAAGATTTACTGATTTTTTAAGAAGTTGA